Genomic DNA from Desulfonema ishimotonii:
CGTCCCTGGTACGCTCCGCCGTAAACCGGATATTCCCTGCTGCGGTTGTCTGCTTTGTGACGCTCCGCAGGTCTGCCCGGATTTTCGGATCGAACGGGATACGGAGGGTCCGATCCTCCATTCTGCCCCGAACCGGATAGGCCAGTTCCTCCTTCACGCGGGGCGTGAAAGTCACACCCTCCACCCGGTATGTGCCGAACTTCGTCTGGGCGTCGTCGGCCCAGCCGATACCCAGGCCGGTGGCGTCCATACAGCACCGGGCCACGGTCAGATGCTCAAGAATCGGCCAAAGCACTTTCTCCTGATCCCCCTTTGGCATATTCTTCAGGCACTCGACCTTCCGGGTGTGCAGCGTATCGCCCAGCAACTCCAACACCCATATCACCGTCAGATCCTTTTTGCGGCCAATATCCACCCCGACATATAGTGGCCCTTTGGTATCCCTGAGATCATCCAATTCCCAACCGCTGGCGGACTCACAGGCGGCAATCAGGTCATAGCTCAGGAACGCCACATCGTCGTCTCCTGGGCAACACATGTACTCCTGGAGGAAACTCTCCTCATCCGCGCAGCCGGAACGGACAACGTCGTAATACTCGGCCTCATCCATCCCGATCCGGGGGTCATCCGCCGGCAATGCCTGCTGAAGCTTAAACAGAAAGCCCTGATCCAGGGCCTGCTGAAGCGTACAGGTGTGCAGACTGATACCTTTGGGGTTGCCGCGCTCCCGGATTTCCCGGATCAGGCCATTGAAGAAGTTGGAGCTGCCCCGGTGAGTGGAGATGATTTCCATGTTGCCACCCCAGGTGATGCCCGGGTAGGCGATGGCCCAGAGTTTCCGGGGGTCCGGGTGCAGGGCGAACTCATCCAGCACACGGCCACCCCGCTTACCGGCCTGGGCGTCCGGGTTCGAGCTCATGGAGTGGATGCGCCGCCCGTTGGCGAAGTGCAGCACATAGGCGGAGATCTTGCGCTCTTCGTCGATCACCTGTTCGCCCAGGTCTTTCGCGGCCACCTGCAACACGCTGGCGAACAGCTTGCAGTCCTCGATGAAAAGCCGGGCCTGTATCTCATCCCGGCTGCTGATCCACTGGTCGTGGCGGCATCCCTGCATGGCCGTACGCTCATCCACGGCATAGGCCGTAGTCCACGACAGCCCGATCTGGCGGGCCTTTTCCATCAGTTTCAGGCGGCTGTTATCCGCGATCCATCTGGCCTGATACGGCAGAAACAGGGCGTCCGGGTTGGCCGGTATGTTTTTGGCGCATCCCCGTCTTTTCATCCCGTCACCCCCAGAATTTCACGGCGAATGGTGCTGACGGTGTCCTCGGTCAGTCCGCCCTTCCGGGCGATTTTCTCCACCTTGGCGGCGGCTTTTTTAACGCGGTCTTTCAGGTCGGCCTTGACGGCTTCGCGCCGGACGCTGGAACTCTGGAGGCTGGAGAATGCCTGTATGATTTTGGACTGCTCCAGGATGTCGCCAGGGTCGGAGATCAGCGCTTCCATGATTCTCTGCATGATGAGTTTTGAGGCGGCCTCCTCCATGCTCAGGCCATCCCCGACCTCGCCTTTTAACGCCCGCGCCTGGTCCTCGAATACCTTGACGTTCCGATATGCCTCAAAAAACAGCTTACCGTGCCGTCCCACTGCGGACCGGGAGATGTCGTGCCCCTCGGATTTCAGCCACAGGGATATTTCTTCGTAGGTCGCCCCTTCCAGCAGGAGCCGGTTCATCTGGTCCTGAATCTCAGTCGGCAGGACCTCCACAGAGGATCGCCTGCGGAATTTCTTAAATGTGCCCGCCATTATGCCAGCTCACCCTCTGCGACTCCGATCTTCCGACGGATTTCCATCAGCTCCGACTTCAGATCACTGGCCTCGGCCATCAGCGTGGCGGCCGACGCCAGATCCAGCTCGGCAATGGGCGTCAGGGACGCTGTCGCCAGAATCTGCCTCACCGCGCGGATTTTCGCGGCAATTGTCACCTCGGCTTCCAGCCGCTGCTTTTTAAGATCGGCCAGTACGCCTTTCAACATCAGTCTCACTGAATTCAATTTCCGGCCTCCTTCCGTACGATGGGGCAATAGGTGTTATGGCTCAGCGAGGCCTCGATCTGGGTGAGCTTCTGGGTGTTGAGGACGATGATGTCCTGCAACCCCTTGTTCAGGTCCTGGGCGCTCTCGGCCAGCTCTGTGAACCGTTTCACGAGGGATGCGTTGTTAATGTACATCTGTTGCTGCTCTTTCATGGCGTCCTCCACGCGGGTGATGAACTCTGTCCGCTGGATTCTGATTTCCGCCATGAACTCGGTACTCTGGCCCCGGATCATCTCCAGAATCCGGCCCTGCTCCTTTTCGGATTCGAACAGCTTTTCCCGGTGCATTTCCAGATCGGCCTTTCGCTGTTCTTCCAGCTCCGTGATGGCCGTACTGTGGTTCGCCTTTTCCTCTTTTCGCCGGGCCTCGATCTTTCGAATGGTCTCTGTGTGGTTCTTTGACTCTGCTTCCCGAAAGTCCCTGAATTCCTGAATGATCTTGCTGATATTTTTACCGTCTACGTACCAGATGATGAAAATGATCAGGCCCAGGCCGACGTTGGGCAGGTCTTTCAGTACGCCTAAAAATCCGCCGATATCCATCAGTCATTCCTCTGTTTCAGCCGGAGTACGGCAATTTCAA
This window encodes:
- a CDS encoding phage terminase large subunit family protein; this encodes MKRRGCAKNIPANPDALFLPYQARWIADNSRLKLMEKARQIGLSWTTAYAVDERTAMQGCRHDQWISSRDEIQARLFIEDCKLFASVLQVAAKDLGEQVIDEERKISAYVLHFANGRRIHSMSSNPDAQAGKRGGRVLDEFALHPDPRKLWAIAYPGITWGGNMEIISTHRGSSNFFNGLIREIRERGNPKGISLHTCTLQQALDQGFLFKLQQALPADDPRIGMDEAEYYDVVRSGCADEESFLQEYMCCPGDDDVAFLSYDLIAACESASGWELDDLRDTKGPLYVGVDIGRKKDLTVIWVLELLGDTLHTRKVECLKNMPKGDQEKVLWPILEHLTVARCCMDATGLGIGWADDAQTKFGTYRVEGVTFTPRVKEELAYPVRGRMEDRTLRIPFDPKIRADLRSVTKQTTAAGNIRFTAERTRDGHADRFWALALAVHAAAVPAANFAITLGTPRRSQMILRGYDQ
- a CDS encoding phage protein Gp27 family protein, which gives rise to MAGTFKKFRRRSSVEVLPTEIQDQMNRLLLEGATYEEISLWLKSEGHDISRSAVGRHGKLFFEAYRNVKVFEDQARALKGEVGDGLSMEEAASKLIMQRIMEALISDPGDILEQSKIIQAFSSLQSSSVRREAVKADLKDRVKKAAAKVEKIARKGGLTEDTVSTIRREILGVTG